From Deltaproteobacteria bacterium, one genomic window encodes:
- a CDS encoding NIL domain-containing protein produces the protein MTKEKIVKRKVYLTFPGERTKEAIICDMYDRCRVRFNIRSASVDDHVGLIALELEGTEQKMKEAFEYFRKRGVKVEPIEINVIE, from the coding sequence ATGACAAAGGAAAAAATCGTTAAACGAAAGGTCTACCTCACCTTTCCCGGTGAAAGGACAAAAGAGGCGATTATCTGCGACATGTACGACCGTTGCAGGGTACGGTTCAATATCCGCTCTGCCAGCGTGGACGATCATGTCGGCCTCATTGCCCTTGAACTGGAAGGGACGGAACAAAAGATGAAAGAGGCGTTTGAATATTTTCGCAAGCGAGGGGTTAAGGTGGAACCGATCGAGATCAACGTGATTGAATGA